The following are encoded together in the Gammaproteobacteria bacterium genome:
- a CDS encoding restriction endonuclease subunit S: MIEGLKPYAEYKESGQEWLGGVPAHWDLKPGHAAFAPRKESNRGMKEKIVLSLSYGRIKVKATDKQHGLVPESYETYQVVNEGNIIIRGTDLQNDHTSLRIGLSRNRGIISSAYLCLEAQTAITPDYGYQVLNVFDLTKAIYRYGSGLRQNLDHGEIKRLPIFLPPLDEQAAIVRFLDHANRKIDGFIRAKRKLIGLLNEQKQAIIHRAVTRGLHPDVPSNPPASPGSATSRSIGRCEGCDR, from the coding sequence ATGATCGAGGGACTCAAGCCGTATGCGGAATACAAGGAGTCGGGGCAGGAATGGCTCGGCGGCGTTCCTGCTCATTGGGATCTAAAGCCCGGACATGCTGCGTTCGCGCCGCGAAAGGAATCCAACCGTGGGATGAAGGAGAAAATCGTTCTCTCGCTCAGCTATGGGCGCATCAAGGTGAAGGCGACCGACAAGCAGCACGGTTTGGTTCCAGAGTCCTACGAGACGTATCAAGTCGTCAACGAGGGCAACATCATCATCCGAGGAACCGACCTTCAGAACGACCACACCAGCCTGCGAATCGGTTTGTCGCGCAATCGTGGAATCATTTCGTCCGCCTATCTCTGTCTTGAGGCCCAGACAGCCATCACGCCTGACTACGGCTACCAAGTCCTAAACGTCTTCGATCTCACGAAGGCAATCTATCGCTACGGATCTGGTCTCCGCCAGAATCTCGATCACGGCGAAATTAAACGCCTGCCCATCTTCCTGCCGCCTTTGGACGAACAAGCGGCCATCGTGCGGTTTCTGGACCACGCGAACCGGAAGATCGACGGCTTCATCCGCGCCAAGCGGAAGCTGATTGGGCTGCTGAACGAGCAGAAGCAGGCCATCATCCACCGCGCCGTCACCCGCGGCCTCCACCCCGACGTCCCCTCAAACCCTCCGGCATCCCCTGGCTCGGCGACATCCCGAAGCATTGGGAGGTGCGAAGGTTGCGACAGATAG